A genomic window from Bradyrhizobium lupini includes:
- a CDS encoding flotillin family protein has protein sequence MSGTLVGELILWLIVAVVVIVVGVYIVNWLYHRSSKETSFVRTGLLGERVVINGGAFVLPFIHDYTPVNMNVQPMGIVRSRQDAVITRDRMRVDIEADFYVRVQATREAVSIAAATLGRRTMEPEQLHALLAGKFISAIRSVASEMTLEQMHEQRGEYVARLKANAAEALAQNGLELESVAITDLDQTDLEFFNPSNRFDAEGLTRLMEDIEAKRKLRNDIEQDSMIKIRSRNLEAERQALEIERESETARLEQERDIEMRRALQRTEVARERALRETEAEQAQISARETIEKARIANDQAIAEARIASERETRQREIERTRTIEEKELLAREEIEKARIANQRSIDTSRIASEREVRQREIERMRTVEEAEITAREAIEKARIQQDRVVTDARIANEEETRRREIDRTRAVDEAEIAARETTEKARIAQTMIVNVERIASDERTRALEIQQVRNIQEAEIEAQRAVEAARIDREHRLAVERIAVEQNTRQLEIERNQTLEVAEVAAREATEAARITQQERVRSLEIARNRAVEEADIASREAIEAARIAQEKSVAAERIQAERDTRALEIERSAVLEAAELKRRDAIERQRIGVDLALEAERITSSKKREVLNIEHKKAIEIADEDRVIALSTKKSERIDADRQVRQAEIVARKEVETTDVSREHALEAARIERRRSIEQLEVARVQSLQEAEIAAREEVERSRIASDRGLDEARIGRERELRKLEINREKEVETVLMEKAIAIHLKSLEESAAKASAEEARVHATEATERVITARESEIAKRRKTVEILIAEKQAEETRIAAEAERIRAAVEAEAQRMLNEAENVLTDQARYSLFRRKLLDRIEGIVRESVKPMEKIEGIRILQVDGLNGNGHGGNGGRSATDEVIDSALRYRVQAPLIDSLLADIGVEGGSLAKMPGLIREARDMQGIKDSARKSGGGGEKPAAAPSPAADGEPPAERSPRKKS, from the coding sequence ATGTCAGGGACTCTGGTCGGTGAATTGATCCTCTGGCTGATCGTCGCCGTCGTGGTGATCGTGGTCGGCGTCTACATCGTGAACTGGCTCTATCACCGCTCGTCCAAGGAGACCTCATTCGTCCGGACCGGCCTGCTCGGCGAGCGCGTTGTGATCAACGGCGGCGCCTTCGTGCTGCCGTTCATCCACGACTACACGCCCGTCAACATGAACGTGCAGCCGATGGGCATCGTGCGCTCCCGCCAGGACGCCGTGATCACCCGTGACCGCATGCGCGTCGACATCGAGGCCGATTTCTATGTCCGCGTGCAGGCGACCCGCGAAGCCGTGTCTATCGCGGCCGCCACACTCGGCCGCCGCACCATGGAGCCCGAACAGCTCCACGCCCTCCTCGCCGGCAAATTCATCTCGGCCATTCGTTCCGTTGCCTCGGAGATGACCCTCGAGCAGATGCACGAGCAGCGCGGTGAGTACGTCGCCCGCCTCAAGGCGAACGCCGCAGAGGCCCTCGCCCAGAACGGGCTCGAGCTGGAATCAGTCGCGATCACCGATCTCGACCAGACCGATCTCGAATTCTTCAACCCCTCGAACCGCTTCGACGCCGAAGGTCTGACCCGCCTGATGGAGGACATCGAGGCCAAGCGCAAACTGCGCAACGACATCGAGCAGGATTCGATGATCAAGATCCGCTCCCGCAACCTGGAGGCCGAGCGGCAGGCTCTCGAGATCGAACGCGAAAGCGAGACGGCGCGCCTCGAACAGGAGCGTGACATCGAGATGCGCCGCGCCCTGCAACGCACCGAGGTCGCACGCGAACGGGCCCTGCGCGAGACCGAAGCTGAGCAGGCGCAGATTTCCGCCCGTGAAACCATCGAGAAGGCGCGAATCGCCAACGACCAGGCGATCGCCGAAGCCCGTATCGCCTCGGAGCGTGAGACCCGCCAGCGGGAGATCGAGCGCACCCGCACCATCGAGGAGAAGGAACTGCTCGCACGGGAGGAAATCGAAAAAGCCCGGATCGCCAACCAGCGCTCGATCGATACCAGCCGCATCGCTTCCGAGCGCGAGGTGCGCCAGCGCGAAATCGAGCGGATGCGGACCGTCGAGGAAGCCGAGATCACCGCCCGCGAAGCGATCGAGAAAGCGCGTATCCAGCAGGACCGCGTCGTGACCGACGCCCGCATCGCTAACGAAGAGGAGACCCGGCGCCGCGAGATCGACCGGACCCGCGCCGTGGACGAAGCCGAGATTGCTGCCCGCGAGACGACCGAAAAGGCCCGCATCGCCCAGACCATGATTGTCAATGTCGAGCGCATCGCATCCGATGAGCGCACCCGTGCGCTGGAGATCCAGCAGGTGCGTAACATCCAGGAAGCCGAGATTGAGGCGCAGCGCGCGGTCGAGGCGGCGCGAATCGACCGGGAGCACAGGCTCGCCGTCGAGCGCATCGCGGTCGAGCAGAATACCCGGCAGTTGGAAATCGAGCGAAATCAGACGCTGGAAGTCGCAGAGGTCGCGGCGCGCGAAGCCACCGAAGCTGCCCGCATCACCCAGCAAGAGCGCGTGCGGTCGCTGGAAATCGCCCGCAACCGCGCCGTCGAGGAAGCCGACATTGCCTCGCGGGAAGCCATCGAAGCCGCCCGGATCGCGCAGGAGAAGTCCGTTGCAGCCGAGCGTATCCAGGCCGAGCGTGACACACGCGCGCTCGAGATCGAGCGCTCAGCCGTGCTCGAGGCGGCCGAGTTGAAGCGCCGCGACGCCATCGAGCGCCAGCGCATCGGCGTCGATCTCGCGCTCGAGGCCGAGCGGATCACGTCCTCCAAGAAGCGCGAAGTCCTCAATATCGAGCACAAGAAGGCGATCGAGATCGCGGATGAGGACCGCGTCATCGCGCTCTCGACCAAGAAGTCCGAGCGCATCGACGCCGACCGCCAGGTCAGGCAGGCCGAGATTGTCGCGCGCAAGGAGGTCGAGACCACCGACGTCTCGCGCGAGCATGCGCTAGAGGCGGCGCGAATCGAGCGCCGCCGTTCGATCGAACAGCTCGAAGTCGCTCGCGTCCAGTCGCTCCAGGAAGCCGAGATTGCCGCGCGGGAAGAGGTTGAGCGCTCCCGCATCGCCTCCGATCGCGGCCTCGACGAGGCCCGCATCGGCCGCGAGCGCGAGTTGCGCAAGCTCGAAATCAATCGCGAGAAGGAGGTCGAGACCGTCTTGATGGAAAAGGCGATTGCTATCCACCTCAAGTCGCTGGAGGAATCCGCGGCCAAGGCCTCGGCTGAGGAAGCGCGGGTGCATGCCACTGAAGCCACCGAGCGCGTCATAACCGCGCGCGAGAGCGAGATCGCGAAGCGTCGCAAGACCGTGGAGATCCTGATCGCCGAGAAGCAGGCCGAGGAGACGCGAATTGCCGCGGAAGCCGAACGGATCCGCGCTGCAGTCGAGGCCGAGGCGCAGCGTATGCTCAACGAGGCCGAGAACGTGCTGACCGACCAGGCGCGCTACTCGCTATTCCGTAGAAAGCTGCTCGACCGCATCGAGGGCATCGTCCGTGAGAGCGTCAAGCCGATGGAGAAGATCGAGGGCATCCGCATCCTGCAAGTCGATGGTCTCAACGGCAACGGCCATGGCGGGAATGGCGGCCGTAGCGCCACCGACGAGGTGATCGACTCGGCGCTGCGCTACCGCGTCCAGGCGCCGCTGATCGATTCGCTTCTGGCGGACATCGGCGTCGAAGGTGGCAGCCTCGCCAAGATGCCAGGCCTGATCCGGGAAGCTCGCGACATGCAGGGCATCAAGGACTCCGCGCGCAAGAGCGGCGGCGGTGGCGAGAAGCCAGCCGCTGCACCCTCGCCTGCAGCCGACGGCGAGCCGCCCGCCGAGCGCAGCCCCCGAAAGAAGAGCTGA
- a CDS encoding SRPBCC family protein: protein MARVYVSTVVKARNDRVWARVRDFNGLPNWHPAIAESRIEGGEPSDKIGCVRDFRLRNGDRIREKLLGLSDYDMFCTYSILESPMGVEDYVATLRLTPVTDGDQTFMEWTAEFECAPEREAELVANIGGGVFQGGFDALKRQFGG from the coding sequence ATGGCCCGCGTCTACGTCTCGACCGTCGTCAAGGCGCGCAACGATCGCGTCTGGGCGCGAGTGCGCGACTTCAACGGTCTGCCGAACTGGCATCCCGCGATTGCGGAAAGCCGCATCGAGGGTGGCGAGCCCTCCGACAAGATCGGCTGCGTCAGGGATTTTCGCCTCCGCAACGGCGATCGCATCCGGGAAAAGCTGCTTGGCCTGTCCGATTACGACATGTTCTGCACCTACTCGATCCTCGAATCCCCGATGGGGGTCGAGGACTACGTCGCGACGCTTCGGCTGACGCCGGTCACGGATGGCGACCAGACCTTCATGGAATGGACCGCTGAGTTCGAATGCGCACCCGAGCGGGAGGCGGAGCTTGTCGCGAATATCGGCGGCGGCGTGTTCCAGGGCGGCTTCGACGCCCTCAAACGCCAGTTCGGAGGCTGA
- a CDS encoding SRPBCC family protein, translating into MPHIVKSTILDAPTGSVWAVLRDFNGHDRWHPAVAASTIERAQASDKIGCVRRFKLQDGSELREQLLTLSDLEQTFSYCLLDTPVPMFNYVAHVRLLPVTDGDRTFWHWESRFSTRPEDKDRITHMVAEDIYQAGFVAIRRHLKEAVST; encoded by the coding sequence GTGCCGCATATCGTCAAGAGCACGATCCTGGATGCGCCGACCGGGTCCGTGTGGGCGGTGCTGCGCGATTTCAACGGGCACGATCGCTGGCATCCGGCGGTCGCGGCCTCCACCATCGAGCGGGCGCAGGCCTCGGACAAGATCGGCTGCGTCAGGCGGTTCAAGCTGCAGGACGGCTCGGAGCTGCGCGAGCAATTGCTGACGCTGTCGGATCTGGAGCAGACCTTCAGCTACTGCCTGCTCGATACGCCGGTCCCGATGTTCAACTACGTAGCCCACGTCCGCCTGCTGCCCGTGACGGACGGCGACCGTACCTTCTGGCACTGGGAATCGCGCTTCTCGACGCGGCCGGAGGACAAGGATCGTATCACCCACATGGTCGCGGAAGATATCTACCAAGCGGGATTCGTAGCGATCCGCCGACACCTCAAGGAGGCTGTGTCAACATGA
- a CDS encoding xanthine dehydrogenase family protein subunit M, whose product MTVTVKTFTSSSEAAAALSSDRTARYLGGGTLVMRALNEGDISLSTIVRANDQALTRIDPSGPRITLGAGVTFARILGERDLAFLHAPARSIGGPAVRNMGTVGGNLFAPNPYGDFTVALLALDATVALQGGFGSRDIPIEEFLQSRERQAGALVLSVSCTRPTSAEAFRYRKIARIKPKGGSVITLAAHLPISGGRVAGARIALGSMAPTQIRARAAERALEGRSLDAATVAAAASAAAEGTSPSDNALGSAWYRREIVGVHLRRLLLGQE is encoded by the coding sequence ATGACTGTGACGGTGAAGACCTTCACAAGCTCGAGCGAGGCCGCCGCCGCGCTGTCGTCCGATCGCACCGCTCGCTATCTCGGTGGCGGCACGCTCGTGATGCGCGCTCTGAACGAAGGCGATATCTCGCTCTCGACCATCGTGCGCGCCAATGACCAAGCCTTGACGCGCATCGACCCATCTGGTCCGCGGATCACCTTGGGTGCTGGCGTAACTTTCGCCCGGATTCTGGGCGAGCGTGACCTCGCTTTCCTGCACGCCCCTGCCCGCTCGATTGGCGGCCCGGCGGTGCGCAACATGGGTACGGTGGGCGGCAATCTGTTTGCGCCTAATCCCTATGGCGATTTCACCGTCGCCCTGCTTGCGCTCGATGCCACGGTGGCCCTGCAAGGCGGCTTTGGATCGCGCGACATTCCAATTGAGGAGTTTTTGCAGTCACGTGAAAGGCAGGCGGGCGCGCTCGTGCTGTCGGTGTCATGCACGCGACCGACTAGCGCGGAGGCTTTTCGCTACCGCAAGATCGCACGGATCAAGCCCAAGGGCGGCTCGGTCATCACGCTCGCCGCACATCTACCAATCAGTGGCGGGCGGGTCGCCGGGGCACGAATCGCATTGGGATCGATGGCGCCGACGCAAATACGTGCGCGGGCGGCCGAACGCGCTCTGGAAGGTCGCTCGCTCGATGCCGCGACCGTTGCGGCCGCAGCCTCCGCAGCGGCGGAAGGAACATCGCCCTCCGACAACGCGCTCGGCAGCGCCTGGTACCGCCGCGAGATCGTCGGCGTCCATCTGCGTCGTCTTCTCTTGGGTCAGGAATAG